In the Flavobacterium sp. 90 genome, TTTCAAATAAAAAAACCGCCAATATTTAGCGGTTTTTGATGTTTTTAGAATGTTGCAGCTGCTTCTAAGATTAAATTTGTTACCTCTTTGGGATGTGATGCTAAAGAAGCGTGTCCTGCATCTAAGTGAATTGTTTTCTTAGGGTTTATTCTCTCTGCCATTTCTTTCTCTGTTTCGGGAGGAATCATATTATCAAAATTAGAGATTTGGTACCAGCTTGGTTTTGTTTTCCATGCAGGTTCGCCTGCCTGATCTCCAAAACATTGTCCGTGTATAGGTTTTTGTGCCAAAGATAAAATCAATGCCTGTTCTTTGTCTAAGTCCTGAGCAAATGCATCGTGAAATTCATCGTACTTAATCCATAAAAAACCTTTGGCGTCCGGATAAATGCTTGCTCCGCCAGATCCGGCTCTGCGTCCTAAAAGCGCTCCTAAACTATCACCGGCATCAGGAGCAAATGCGGCAATGTAAATTAAGCCTACAACTTTTTCATGATTTCCCGCTCCTGAAATTACCGCTCCTCCATAGGAATGTCCTACCAATAAAACTTTTCCTTCCTGAGCGTCAATTAAATCCTGAGTTTTGTTAATGTCATCTTGCAAAGAAGTTAAAGGATTTTGAACACTTCGTACTTTGTAGCCTTCTTTTACTAATCCCGGAATTACATGTTGCCAATGCGAACCATCACCCCAAGCACCGTGAACCAAAATAATGGTTAAATCTTTTGTTGCCATAATTACTATTGTTAGATTGATTAAAATATAATTGCTTAATTAAAATTCAATGTAGGATGAAACAAAAAGGGGCGTGTCGTTTTTTGAAGTAAAATTTTATCTATAAAAGTATGAAATTAAACAATTTGAAAATGTTAAGATTGAATGGATGTTTTTATTTAATTGGTTGAAAGTCAGTGATTAATGTTTTGTTTCGGAAATAAGAAAGAGATGATGTTTAGTTTTCTGAAGCGAGTTTAATTAAGTTTTGTCTGTCTTCAGAAATTAATCCTAAAAACAGTAAACTTAAAGAATGACTTAAATAGAGAATAAGCTGTATTTTTGTTTTAATAAAATTTAAAAGTAATGAGCATAAAAATTCTTCACATCGATAGCAATCACCCAATTTTATGGCAACAATTAGAAGATGCCGGTTTTGAGAATCACGCCGATTTTAAATCTTCAAAAGAAGAAGTTGAAGCTAAAATTCAGGATTATAATGGAATCGTAATCAGAAGCCGTTTTAAAATTGACAAAACGTTTCTGGATAAAGCTACCAATTTACAGTTTATTGCCAGAGTTGGTGCGGGTTTAGAAAGTATCGATTGTGATTATGCCGAAGCAAAAGGAATTCACTTAATCGCTGCTCCCGAAGGTAATCGCAACGCTGTTGCAGAACATTCGCTTGGCGTAATTTTATCACTTTTTAATAATTTGAATCAAGCCGACGCTGAAATTAAAGCCGGACATTGGAATCGTGAAAGCAATCGTGGTCATGAACTTGATGGAAAAACTGTTGGAATTATTGGTTACGGAAATATGGGAAAAGCGTTTGCTAAAAAACTTCGTGGTTTTGATGTAGAAGTTTTGTTTCAAGATATTTTAGAAAATATTGGAGATGAAAATGCCCGACAAGTTTCGTTGCAGGAATTACAGCAAAAAGCAGATGTTTTGAGTTTGCATCTTCCGTGGACTCCGCAAACGGATAAAATGGTCAATGCTGATTTTATAAACGCGTTTTCGAAGCCATTTTGGATTATAAATACTTCTCGCGGCAAAAATATCGTCACGGCAGATTTAGTTGAAGCCATGAAGTCTAAAAAGATTCTGGGTGCAGGTTTGGATGTTCTAGAGTATGAGAAATTATCTTTTGAAACATTATTTCAGGATAAAAATACTCCCGAAGCTTTTCAATATTTACTGGAAGCCAAAAATGCTTTATTAACGCCTCATATTGCCGGTTGGACTTTTGAGAGCCACGAGCGTTTGGCGCAGGTTATCGTAGATAAAATCAAAGCGGTTTACGGTAAATAAATATTTGATATTGATTTTTAATGTATTACTGTTTTTTTTTTCTTAAATCAATTATATTTTTAATAACAGGTTTTTTCTGTAAAAGTAACGTTCATAATTAGTTTTTAAGTTTATTTTTTTTTAATATTGTTTCCGAATTTTAACAAAATTTTAAAAAGGAGTAACCGAAAATCCCAAAATAGAGTAGGTGTTAATTAACTAAAGTATGATTTTATGATTGAATGGTACAAAAAAGTGGTTTTTGAAAACTATAGTAATTTTAAAGGTCGTGCAAGAAGAAGTGAATACTGGTATTTTGCACTTGCTAATGGGTTAATTTCTGTTTTATTATTAGCTCTTGGAGCTATTATTGGCGGGCTTTTGGGAGATGTTCCTACAGGTTTAATCATAGGATATGCTCTTTTTTTAGGGCTTTATGTTCCGGCAACCTTTTTGCCAGGTTTGGCTGTTATTGTCAGAAGATTACATGATGTTGGTAAAAGTGGGTGGTTTTATTTTATAGCTTTTATTCCGTTCATTGGAGCTATTTGGATATTGATTTTATTTTGTACTGAAGGTACTCAAGGACCAAATCAATATGGACCAGATCCTAAAAATGATATTGAAGACATCAATGAAATTGGAAAAGTTGAATTACAATAATTAAAAATCAAATATAATGGAAAATACTAAACCAGAGGCGTGGAATACGCCAACACCACAGACGAGACCAGAGAATAAAAAAGTTGTTGCCGGAGTTTTGGCAATTTTATTAGGCGTATTTGGCGTGCATAAATTTATTTTAGGATATACTCAAGAGGGAATAATTCAATTAGTTATTGGTATCGTTACTTGTGGAGCAATTAGTAGTCTTATTGGTCTTATCGAAGGAATTATCTATTTGACTAAAACAGACGAAGAGTTTTATCAAACGTACCAGGTTGGTAAAAAAGGCTGGTTCTAAAACATATCAAAGTCCCATTCGTAATTGCGAATGGGACTTTTTTTATAGAAATTATATTCATTTATTTTAAATTAAGAACATGGAAAATACACAACAAGAATTTGGAGTTACCAAGCCTGAAAATAAAAAAGTTGTAAGCGGAATCTTTGCAATTTTACTAGGTTATTTAGGAGTTCATAAATTTTATTTAGGTTACACTAAAGAGGGAATTATTCAGCTTCTTCTAACTTTTGCATGTGGAATAGGTGCAGTCATTGGTCTTATCGAAGGAATTATCTACTTGACTAAAACAGATGAAGAGTTTTATCAAACATATCAGGTTGGTAGAAAACCTTGGTTCTAAAATATAAAAAAATCCCATTTGCCGCGGCGAATGGGACTTTTGCTTTTTAGGAGTTATTATAAATATCTTTTTCTTTTGTTTTAATGACTTTTAAGGGACGTTTCCAGTTCCTTTACAAACTAATATTGTATTTCTTTACAAACGAAGTTTAGTTGTTCTCTTTAAAGGGATTTAAATGTATGTCAGGTTACGTTTAATCTCAAAAAAATAAAGATTTGGTAAAATTGTTAGGAAGGAACAGAAGAACTAGTTTTGAGAAAAAAATTGTAATTAAAAAATCCCATTCTGCCGTGGCGGAATGGGATTTTAATTTTATAATAATCGTTGTAATTAATCTTCTTTCTCAGATAATTTGCGCTCCAATTCTATTTGAAACTCTTCGATAACCGGTTTCATAGTGCTTTCCGGAATATCTGCGATTCTAATGTACATTAAACCATCGATAGCATTATTGAACAAAGGATCGACGTTAAAAGCTACAACACGTGCGTTTTGCTTGATGTACTTTTTGATTAAAACAGGTAAACGTAGATTTCCTGGTTCTAATTCATCAATGATTTTATCAAACTTATTCAAATCAGATTCTGCTTCGTCGAAGATAAAATCTTTATCAGCGTCTTTCAGTTTTACTTTATAAGCCTTTTTCGGGTGAATATATTGTGCAATGTATGGATCGTAATAATTCGATTTCATGAACTCAATCATCAATGATTTCGAAAAGTCAGAGAATTGATTGCTAATACTCACACCACCTAATAAATATTTATGTTCAGGATAACGTAAAGTTGTATGAATAATACCTTTCCATAATAAGAACAAAGGCATTGGTTTTTGCTGATATTCTTTGATGATAAATGCGCGACCCATTTCTATAGACTTATGCATCATATCATGAAGTTCTGGTTCAAATCTAAATAAGTCATTCAAATAGAAACCTTCTATTCCGTATTTACGGTAAATCTCAGAACCTAATCCCATTCGGTAAGCACCCGCGATTTTTTTAGTTTCATCATCCCATAAAAACATATGGTGATAATATTGGTCAAATTTATCTAAATCGATAGATTCATTTGTTCCTTCGCCAACTTCACGAAAAGTGATTTCACGCAAACGACCAATTTCGTGCAAAACATTCGGAATTGATTTTGCTCTTGCAAAAAACACCTCGTAATTTTTACTTTGTAACAAACGGCAATCGCTGTTTCTTAGCATATTTACCTCGTCAAGCATTTTTGATTCACTTGCAGGTGTTACGATTTTTTTAGGTGCTTTTGGTATTTTTAAACTTGCGGTATCTAATAGTTTGCTATCCTTTTCAAAAGGATTTGCAAGCATATAGGTTTTCTTTCTTAAAAATTCTGAGTACTCTTCAAACGATTCAATTTCGTTTTGCTCATTTACAGAAATCGGTTTTCCAATACGAACTTTAATTACACGATCTTTCTGCGTAAGCAATTCTGATGGTAATTTTGCAGTTCGCAAAGTATCATCAATTTTAGAAAGCCAATAAAATAATTTACTGTTCTTAGCATGAAAATAAATTGGAACTACAGGAACTTTAGCTTTTCTAATTAACTTTAAAGCGCCTTCTTCCCAAGGTTTGTCAACTACTAGTTTTCCATCTTTATAGGTAGAAACTTCCCCGGCAGGGAAAATTCCCAACGGCTTTCCATCACTTAAATGGCGTAAAGTTTCTTTGATTCCAACAACGCTCGATTTAGCATCCTTATGATTTTCAAAAGGATTAACCGGCATTATATATTTTTTAAGCGGAACAATTCTGTGTAATAAAAAGTTAGCGATGATTTTGAAATTTGGTTCTCTTTCGAGCATTAATTTCAAAAGCAAAATACCATCAATTCCTCCAAGCGGATGATTTGAAATGGTGATATACGCGCCATCTTTAGGTAAACGTTTTAGATCTTCTTCCGGAATTTCGAACTTAATTTCCATTTCATCCAAGATCCCATTCAAAAACGCAACATCCTCTAAATGTTTATTATGATCGTAAATTTTATTAAGGGTTGAGATCTTAAGAACCTTCATAAGAATCCAGCCTGAAAAAGTACCAAGAACTCCGTACTTCTCAACATTTATTGCCTTTGCAACTTCTTTCGCGGTAACTAAACCCATGTACTATTTTTAATTTATTAGAGCAGCGAACAAAGATAACAAAAAACTCTACTTTTCGTTGATTCAAACACAAACTTTCCACTTTTTTATTACATTTGGAATCCTAAAAAAAACACTGATGAAAATTATTTCTTATAATGTAAACGGAATACGTGCCGCAATTACCAAAGGTTTTATCGAATGGCTGCAACATGCTAATCCAGATGTGATTTGCCTTCAGGAAATAAAAGCTACACAAGAGCAAATTCCCGTAGACGATATTACAGCTGCAGGTTATCCATATCAATATTATTATCCGGCTACTAAAAAAGGATATAGTGGCGTGGCTATCTTATCTAAAATTAAACCAAACAATATCGTTTTTGGAACCGGAATTCATCACATGGATTTTGAAGGTCGTAACCTTCGCGCTGATTTTGATGATTGTTCTGTAATGAGTTTATACCTTCCTTCAGGAACAAATATTGAAAGATTAGATCATAAATTTATGTTTATGGATGATTTTCAAACTTATATCAACGAGCTAAAACTTACGATTCCAAATCTTATTATTTGCGGTGATTACAACATTTGCCATGAAGCTATAGATATTCACGATCCGGTACGTAACAAAACCGTTTCGGGATTTTTACCGGCAGAACGTGCGTGGCTTGACGGGTTTATGAAATCTGGTTTCATTGATAGTTTTCGCCATTTCAACAAAGATCCGCATCATTATTCCTGGTGGAGTTACCGCGCCGGAGCCAGAGGAAACAACAAAGGTTGGCGTATCGATTATAATTTGGTAAGCGATTCTTTGCAACATCGTTTAAAACGTGCTGTGATTCTTCCGGATGCTGTGCATTCAGATCATTGCCCGGTTTTAGTTGAGATAGAATAAAAGTGGTATTGTTCTTGTTGAGTGATTGGTGGTTTTAGTTTATAGTTGTCATCCTGAGCGAAGTCGAAGGAGCTATTTCCTGCTGTCCGCTATATCTTTTCCTGGCTAAAGGAGCCAGAAAAAGGATGCCGCTTCCATCAGGGCTAGGGCTCTCGGTTAAACAAGAAATTTTAGAATTATTAATACCCTCCAAATAAAAAACAGTATGATTAAAAAGGCCTCTATCGGATTACTGGTTGTAGCAATGTCTATGACTTCATGTGTATCCAAGAAAATTTACAACGATCTTGAAACAAAATATTCAGATCTAAAAAAAGAAAATCGCTCAATTGCAGATGAAAATGCGAGTTTGCAAAAATCAAAAAATCAGCTAGAATTAGATCGTGATGCTTTAACCAAAGATCTAAACGACACAAAGGCTGATCTTGCAAAGCAAAAAGCAGATTTGGCTGCAGCACAAAATAAATATAAGGTTTTGCAGGATTCTTATAATGCATTAGAGAAAAACAGCAATGATGCATTAGAAAGTAATATGGCTAAAAACCGTGAATTGTTGGCTCAATTAGAAGCAAAATCTAAAAAACTAGCGGATGAACAAGCGCGCTTAGACAAAACAGCAAGTCGTCTAAACGAACTTGAAGCTATGATTGCAGCAAAAGAAGCTGCAATGAAAAAACTAAAAGAAACTTTGTCAAAAGCCTTAAACGGTTTTGAAGGTAAAGGTCTTACAGTAGAACAGAAAAATGGAAAAGTATATGTTTCTATGGAAAACAAATTGCTTTTCAATTCAGGAAGTTGGGCAGTTGGAGTAGAAGGTAGAAAAGCAGTTGTAGAACTAGGAAAAGTTTTGGGTGATAATCCGGATCTTTCGGTTCTTATTGAAGGACACACAGATGATGATCCTTATGCAGGTTCAGGACCAATTGCAAACAACTGGGATTTATCGACAAAAAGAGCAACTGCAATTGTTGCTATTTTAAGTGAAAACACTAAAATCAACAAACAAAAATTAACGGCAGCAGGTCGCAGCGAGTTTTCTCCTCTTGCAAGTAATGCAACTCCGGAAGGAAAAGCTAAAAACCGTAGAATCGAAATCATCTTAACGCCAAGATTAGATGAAATCGCTGAAATGCTTAATAGTATTAATTAAGGTTCTGAGGTACTAAGTTGCTAAGGTTCTAAGATTTTTTAGATAGAAAGGCTTGAAGTTTATACTTTGAGCCTTTTTTGGTTTTTGGCTTTCGCGCATAATTTTCTAGTGTTTGTAGAAATTGGGGGTATTATTGTTAGAATTGTGTAGTCCCATACGGGACATTGTTATCGTGTGTAAACAATAGTCTACCAAGATATAATCTCTACGAGATAACTTGAAGCAATAAGTATTTTTATAATGTTTTACTCTAGTAATAAGTTATCTTTGGAAAATACAATTTTAAGAAATACTCCGTTAGGAGTTAAATGTTGGTAGAAAAATGTCGGTAGAAATCCGCCGCAAAATATTGTTCCGTAGGGACTATACGCTTTAATCCAATTTTCGAAATTTAAAAATCTTTATCAAATAAGAGAAGATTCTATTTTTGTTGTTCTAATGAAGAAAACTTAGAACCTCAGAACCTCAGTGCCTCAGAACCTCAAAAAAAACCTTATTCTTTTTTTAACTTTTACCGGATTTCCATTTGAAAAATCTCGCCGTATATTTGATTTTTATAATGAATAAGTTGAAAGCTGAGAAAAAAAACTTAGCAACTCAGATTCTCAGAACCTTAGAACCTCAAGAAAAATGAAATACACAACATTACCCAACACGGATATAAAAGTTAGTAAAATAAACCTCGGAACAATGACTTTCGGGCAACAGAATACAGAAGCCGAGGGACATCAACAAATGGATTATGCACTTGAAAAAGGTGTTAATTTTTTTGATACTGCCGAAATGTATTCGGTTCCGGCACGTGAAGAAACTTACGGAAGTACCGAGAAAATAATTGGAACCTGGTTCAAGAAATCGGGAAATCGTGACAAGGTGGTTTTGGCCTCTAAAATTGCGGGACCCAATCCAAATTTTACGTACATGCGTGAAAAGGGAGATTTCTCTCCGGAAAGCATTAAATATGCTGTAGAAAATAGTTTAAAACGTCTTCAAACAGATTATATCGACTTATATCAAATGCATTGGCCGGAACGATTGACCAATTATTTTGGACAACGCGGATTTAAAGATCACGATGCTATTTGGGAAGATAATTTCAGAACGGTCTTAGAAACTTTTGACGAGTTAATCAAAGAAGGAAAAATAAAACATATTGGAGTTTCGAACGAAAATGCGTGGGGAATGATGCGTTTCCTGGAAGAAAGTAAATATCACAACTTACCAAGAATCAAAACGGTTCAAAATCCTTATAACTTATTGAATCGCCTTTTTGAAGTTGGTTCTGCCGAAGTTTCTAAATATGAAAATGTTGGTTTATTGGCGTATTCTCCTTTAGCATTTGGAGTTTTAACGGGTAAGTTTTTAACGGGAGAAGCGCATCCAAATGCGAGAATCAATCTTTTTCCGCAATACACACGTTATAATAGCGAACAATGTACACAAGCAACAAAATTGTATCAGGAAATCGCTCATAAACACGGTTTGACTTTAACTGAATTGGCAATGGGATTTGTGTTGCAACAACCGTTTTTAACAAGTGCGATTATTGGTGCAACGACAATGGAACAATTAAAAGAAAACATCGATACAATTGATGTGTTTTTGTCAAAAGAAATTTTGACCGAGATTGCAGCAGTTCAGGCGATAATTCCTGATCCTGCGCCGTAAGCTGTTATGTCGAGAAGACTTTGGTAGATATTTGTTTAATCTCGCAAAGACGCAGAGTCGCAAAGTTTAATTTCTTAAGTTCAATAGCTTCCAGCTTTAGCTGGATGGAAATATAAAGTAAATAAAAAGGGCTTTAGCCAAACAGTACTGTTTGGCTAAAGCCCTTTTTGCGTGAATTTTATTCCCCTAGCTGAAGCTAGGGGCTATGAAAAAAGCTTTGCGACTCTGCGTCTTTGCGAGATTAAATAAAACCTTGTGTCTTTGTGTCTTTGTGGCAAAACCTACAAATCAAATTCATCACTAATAGATAAAGAATCCGCTGGAACAGCTGTCGAATCCGGAGCTTTGATTCGTATTAACGAACGAGCATTTCCGGAAATATAAACCGGTAATTGTCCAAGTGTATCTTCTGGAATTAATAAACCACGGCGGAACATTAAGTTTCTCAAGAATTTCTGGTTTTTTACTGCGAAATCTTTCAGATTGCCCTGATCGTTAAACTGATACATGAATTTTCTTGGTTTCGGAATAATCGTTGCCAAAAACAAACATTCGTCAACATTTAAAGCCGAAGGACTTTTTTGGAAATAGAAATGACTTGCTTCGCCAATTCCGTATACATTTGGTCCCCATTCTATGATATTGAAATAAACTTCGAGCATTCTTTCTTTGCTTACCACACGGTTATTTTCAAGAATATAAACGAGTAATATTTCTTCTAACTTTCGCGAAAGCGTTTTTTCGCGCGTGAGGAAAACGTTTTTAATTAGCTGCATACTAATTGTACTGGCGCCACGAGAGAACTTTTTGGTTCTGATATTCTTTAGAATAGATTGTTTGAAAGCTTCATTGATGAATCCGCGATGAGAGAAGAACGAAGGATCTTCGGTTGTAAGAACACATTTTCTTAAATAAGGCGAAATCTGATCTAATGGCGTGTAATTAGGATTGGCGTTTCCAACCAAAACCGGACGTTGTAACACATTTTGAATAATAGCGCGATAGACAAATTCACCGTTTAGTTTATTTAAATCGGCTTCACCGTATTTGGTGATTTTTAAATCTTCCTTGTTTAGTTTACTGTCAAAAACCAGAGTATTTGGTTTGTTTTTATTGAATTTGAAATCGAGTTTGTAATCGAAGTTTCCGGTTGCTTCCATTCCCTGAAAGTGCGTAAACAATCCGTCAGGTAATGAAACGATAAAATCCTGCGCTTTCATTTTCGGAATATCGACTTTCAAAGTATAAGTCGTGTCTTTTTCGGTATCATAAGAAACGTACGGATGCAATTTTATCTTATTCAACTGCATCGTCGAAGTGCTGTCAATCGAAATAAAGTCATTCCCCAATAAAAAGCGATAATCAAAACGCGCATTTTTGATAATTACATCTTTGCTGGCAATTTTTGGATGATTGATTTTCAAATTTGTGATCGAAGTATAACCGTCGATATGCAATTCGCTTCCGTCTTTTTCTATGTTTTGAACATTTAATCGGATCGAATCAAAGCTTGCTTTCAGGTTGTAGCGTTCGTCTAAATAAGGAACACGAATGGCGCCTGTATCTAAATTAAAGAATCGGATATCTGCTTTTTTGTTTCTTGGATCTGCAAAACCTTTTATGTTCCAGCGCTGATCAAAATCTTTGCTTTGAACATGAAGATTGGTTTCGAGTTGTTTGTTGTCTAAAACGAGTTTATTTATGGCAATTGACGTCTTTTTGCCGTTATCGTCTATTCTGAAATTTAGATTTTTTAAATCCATATCAGTCGGAACCAAATTCAGTAGTTTTGAAATAATACGATATGCAAAAGCGGCATATTTTCTTTTTTCATTTTTATCGGTATCTGATCTGTCTTTTTTTAGAAAAGCATCAAAATTGCGGACATTTCCTTTTTTAACCAATTGAATATATCCGTTGTCCACTTTTAAAGTTCCAACCTGAACATCTCCAATTAATAAATTGGCCAAACTTATGCTGGTTTCTATTTTATGAATGTGGCAAAGTGTGTCCGCATTTTTGGGAACCAAAATAACATCTGTTAGTTTAATTCCGGATAAACCTTCAAAAGAAGCTGATTTTACAGAAAATGTACTGTTGTAATCGACCGCCATTTTGTGTGTAACTTTAGCAATAGCTTGTTTTAAAAGCGAATCACGAAAGTAGTAAAGACCAATTAAAATCAAGACCAATACTACGGCAAGTATTTTTAAGGCTTTAAATATTTTTTGTTTTGGAATATTTAGTTTTGGAAATTTCATAAAGTAGATTTGTGAAAATTTAAAACTGTTAGCAAAGCGAACAGTTTTTCGCCACGAATTTCGCTAATTTCTCGAATTATAGATAGTGCAGCATATTTGAATTTGCATTAAAATTAAATAAAAATTCGTGTTTAATTAGTGAAATTCGTGGCAAAAAAATCACCCAAAAAGAATACTGGCAATATCTTCAATTTTAGCAACAAGCTCAATTTTGATTCCAGTGTTTTTTAAGGCTATTTTATTGTACTTAGATACAAATATAGTGGTGAATCCTAATTTTTCGGCTTCCTGAATTCTTTGATCTACGCGATTTACAGGTCGGATTTCTCCCGAAAGTCCAACTTCACCTGCAAAACAGAAACCTTTAGTAACCGGAATATCTTCGTTTGACGATAAAATAGCTGCAACAACTGCTAAGTCAATTGCAGGATCATCAACAGAAATTCCGCCAGTAACATTGAGGAAAACGTCTTTTGCGCCTAAGCGAAATCCGGCTCTTTTTTCTAAAACCGCCAGAATCATGTTTAGCCTTTTGGCGTTGTAACCAGTCGTACTGCGTTGTGGCGTTCCGTAAACTGCAGTACTTACCAACGATTGTATTTCGATCATTAGCGGACGCATGCCTTCCATGGTTGTGGCAATTGCAGTTCCCGACATTTCTTCGTCTTTGTGCGAAATCAATATTTCTGATGGATTAGAAACTTCTCTTAATCCACTTCCAAGCATTTCGTAAATTCCTAATTCGGCAGTTGAGCCAAAACGGTTTTTTAAGGAACGCAAGATTCTGTAAACGTGATTTCGATCGCCTTCAAATTGTAAAACGGTGTCAACCATATGTTCCAGAATTTTTGGTCCGGCAATATTTCCGTCTTTTGTAATATGTCCAATTAAAATAACCGGAATATTGGTTTCTTTGGCAAATTTAATTAGTTCAGCAGTAGTTTCTCTAATCTGAGAAATACTTCCGGCAGTCGATTCGATATAATCGGTATGTAAAGTCTGGATCGAATCGATAATCACAATCTCAGGCTGAATCGCTTCAATTTGTTTGAATATGTTTTGCGTTTTAGTTTCCGTTAGAATATAGCAATTGTCGCTATTTGGCGTTATTCTTTCGGCACGCATTTTTATCTGTTTCTGGCTTTCTTCACCAGAAACATAAAGTGTTTTATAAGGTAATTTTAGGGAGATTTGAAGTAAAAGCGTACTTTTTCCAATTCCGGGTTCACCACCTAAAAGTGTTAAAGATCCCGGAACAATTCCGCCACCAAGAACACGGTTTAATTCGCCGTCGGTTGTATCCATACGGATTTCCAGCGCCGAATCAATTTCGTTAATTTTTAACGGGCGAGGCGCTTTACCGCTTGGAGTAGGTTCACTTTTCCAGGCTACTTTTTCCTGTTTCTGAATAATTTCCTCGGCAATTGTATTCCATTCTTTGCACGCATTGCATTGTCCTTGCCATTTGGCATATTGGGTTCCGCAGTTTTGGCAAAAAAAAGAAGTTTTAACTTTTGACATTATTTGGTCTTTTTTGCAAGTGTATTCATTTCGTCGATTTTCTCGTACATCAAATCTTTATTCAAATCACCAATTGCTTCCATTTGCGAAGCATTTTGGTATTTTTTTGAAGCGTGTTTAGGATCTCCCATTTTTTCATACATCAATCCTA is a window encoding:
- a CDS encoding biosynthetic peptidoglycan transglycosylase, which encodes MKFPKLNIPKQKIFKALKILAVVLVLILIGLYYFRDSLLKQAIAKVTHKMAVDYNSTFSVKSASFEGLSGIKLTDVILVPKNADTLCHIHKIETSISLANLLIGDVQVGTLKVDNGYIQLVKKGNVRNFDAFLKKDRSDTDKNEKRKYAAFAYRIISKLLNLVPTDMDLKNLNFRIDDNGKKTSIAINKLVLDNKQLETNLHVQSKDFDQRWNIKGFADPRNKKADIRFFNLDTGAIRVPYLDERYNLKASFDSIRLNVQNIEKDGSELHIDGYTSITNLKINHPKIASKDVIIKNARFDYRFLLGNDFISIDSTSTMQLNKIKLHPYVSYDTEKDTTYTLKVDIPKMKAQDFIVSLPDGLFTHFQGMEATGNFDYKLDFKFNKNKPNTLVFDSKLNKEDLKITKYGEADLNKLNGEFVYRAIIQNVLQRPVLVGNANPNYTPLDQISPYLRKCVLTTEDPSFFSHRGFINEAFKQSILKNIRTKKFSRGASTISMQLIKNVFLTREKTLSRKLEEILLVYILENNRVVSKERMLEVYFNIIEWGPNVYGIGEASHFYFQKSPSALNVDECLFLATIIPKPRKFMYQFNDQGNLKDFAVKNQKFLRNLMFRRGLLIPEDTLGQLPVYISGNARSLIRIKAPDSTAVPADSLSISDEFDL
- the radA gene encoding DNA repair protein RadA, with the protein product MSKVKTSFFCQNCGTQYAKWQGQCNACKEWNTIAEEIIQKQEKVAWKSEPTPSGKAPRPLKINEIDSALEIRMDTTDGELNRVLGGGIVPGSLTLLGGEPGIGKSTLLLQISLKLPYKTLYVSGEESQKQIKMRAERITPNSDNCYILTETKTQNIFKQIEAIQPEIVIIDSIQTLHTDYIESTAGSISQIRETTAELIKFAKETNIPVILIGHITKDGNIAGPKILEHMVDTVLQFEGDRNHVYRILRSLKNRFGSTAELGIYEMLGSGLREVSNPSEILISHKDEEMSGTAIATTMEGMRPLMIEIQSLVSTAVYGTPQRSTTGYNAKRLNMILAVLEKRAGFRLGAKDVFLNVTGGISVDDPAIDLAVVAAILSSNEDIPVTKGFCFAGEVGLSGEIRPVNRVDQRIQEAEKLGFTTIFVSKYNKIALKNTGIKIELVAKIEDIASILFG